Proteins from a genomic interval of Paenibacillus lentus:
- a CDS encoding LysR family transcriptional regulator produces MNISQLETLLMISKTKSFRKAGELLNLTQPAVSAQIKSLEDEFNTVLVDRNQPVTLTDRGQVFLERAEAILDIVEDLKQKLSDMEHIPQGHIVLGTTTSIAIQILPRILSYFQDQFPLIKTTIQSMPSSQIYQNVEQGLVDIGIGYLIENNPQVHASVLYYDTFELVVSPLHPLAGAQSPTLDSLREVPMIMLSPDTVGRRFVDEVFRKHCIEPEIVVELSSSEEVKRMVEINLGAAIISKQSVMRELRQGTLKIVPIPELETTHPVGVIYKSGRYINSAMQQFLNDLKGMPETHFISSE; encoded by the coding sequence ATGAACATAAGCCAACTGGAAACACTACTAATGATTTCTAAGACCAAGAGTTTTCGTAAGGCAGGAGAACTCCTCAACCTGACTCAGCCCGCAGTTTCCGCCCAAATCAAAAGCCTGGAGGATGAGTTCAACACGGTCCTAGTTGATCGTAATCAGCCGGTAACATTAACAGATCGCGGGCAGGTTTTTCTCGAACGTGCCGAGGCTATTCTTGACATTGTCGAGGATTTGAAGCAAAAGCTTTCCGATATGGAACATATTCCACAAGGTCATATCGTACTTGGTACAACTACTTCAATTGCCATACAAATTCTGCCGCGCATTTTATCCTATTTTCAAGACCAATTTCCACTGATCAAGACGACGATTCAGTCTATGCCCTCCTCGCAAATTTATCAAAATGTGGAGCAGGGACTCGTTGATATCGGTATCGGCTATTTGATCGAGAACAACCCCCAGGTTCATGCATCGGTGCTGTACTACGATACATTTGAGCTTGTCGTGTCTCCGCTTCATCCGCTTGCAGGGGCTCAGTCGCCTACATTGGACTCTTTGCGGGAGGTACCGATGATCATGCTGTCCCCCGATACGGTGGGAAGACGGTTTGTTGATGAAGTATTCCGCAAGCACTGCATAGAGCCAGAAATCGTAGTAGAGCTTTCCAGCAGCGAGGAAGTCAAGCGAATGGTCGAAATCAATCTAGGAGCCGCAATTATATCCAAGCAATCGGTCATGCGCGAGCTTCGTCAGGGAACATTAAAGATCGTACCGATTCCCGAGCTTGAAACGACCCATCCCGTTGGCGTCATATACAAATCTGGCCGTTACATCAATTCGGCCATGCAGCAATTTCTGAACGATTTAAAAGGAATGCCGGAAACTCATTTTATTAGTTCCGAATAA
- the nagZ gene encoding beta-N-acetylhexosaminidase yields MRLWLRSGLIVVFIIAITAACAPKQAPDYDQNANAPNPSPSNQPLPEVGSGSDSIENGNSNGQEKDHAKSMLEQMSTAEKLGQLVLVGVEGTTPDDTARQFLEDYHVGGFIFYKNNIKNAEQALDFFNQLKKMNKESKVPLFLSVDEEGGRVTRMPEDFKALPTAEKIGASGSEELAADLGSIIGKELSGFGLNMDFAPVLDVNSNPSNPVIGSRSFGNNAEVVSRMGITMLQAIEQEGVIPVVKHFPGHGDTSVDSHLSLPVVEHDLERLRQLELVPFARAIKEGADAVMVAHLLMPELDAEHPASFSRAVITELLREELNFQGVVITDDMTMGAIVKHYDIGEAAVKFIQAGGNIVLVGHEKDRQLAVIHALTAAVESEQITLDMLDDRVYSILKLKEKYGLRDEPADGPDIKAINQEIINILSKHNTKQ; encoded by the coding sequence ATGAGATTATGGTTACGGTCAGGGCTAATTGTTGTATTCATAATTGCTATAACGGCGGCTTGTGCGCCGAAGCAAGCTCCGGATTATGATCAGAATGCGAACGCGCCAAATCCTTCGCCATCGAATCAACCTTTGCCTGAAGTCGGATCAGGATCAGACTCGATAGAGAATGGAAATAGCAATGGTCAGGAGAAAGATCATGCCAAGAGTATGCTAGAGCAGATGAGCACGGCAGAGAAGCTCGGACAATTGGTATTGGTCGGGGTTGAAGGTACGACGCCTGACGATACGGCACGACAATTTTTGGAGGACTACCATGTGGGTGGGTTTATTTTTTATAAAAATAACATCAAGAATGCCGAGCAAGCTCTTGATTTTTTCAATCAGCTAAAGAAAATGAACAAGGAGAGCAAGGTGCCCCTGTTCTTGAGTGTGGATGAAGAGGGCGGACGAGTGACCCGAATGCCCGAGGATTTCAAAGCCTTGCCGACGGCAGAAAAGATCGGGGCTTCGGGAAGCGAAGAGTTGGCAGCGGACCTCGGAAGCATTATTGGCAAAGAGCTGAGCGGCTTCGGATTAAATATGGATTTTGCTCCGGTACTGGACGTAAATAGCAACCCCAGTAATCCGGTCATTGGAAGTCGATCCTTTGGAAATAATGCTGAAGTCGTTAGTCGGATGGGGATTACCATGCTGCAGGCAATCGAGCAGGAAGGCGTCATTCCAGTAGTAAAGCACTTTCCTGGACATGGCGATACTTCAGTCGATTCTCATTTGAGCTTGCCTGTTGTGGAGCATGATTTGGAAAGATTAAGGCAACTGGAGCTGGTGCCCTTCGCCCGGGCGATCAAAGAAGGTGCGGATGCGGTAATGGTTGCTCACCTGCTTATGCCGGAGCTCGATGCCGAGCATCCAGCCTCGTTCTCTAGAGCGGTAATTACCGAACTGTTACGGGAAGAACTGAATTTCCAGGGCGTAGTCATCACGGATGATATGACCATGGGAGCGATTGTAAAGCATTATGACATTGGGGAAGCGGCGGTCAAATTCATTCAGGCTGGGGGAAATATCGTTCTAGTCGGACATGAGAAGGACAGACAGCTTGCGGTAATCCATGCATTGACAGCAGCGGTGGAGAGTGAACAAATTACGCTGGATATGCTGGATGATCGCGTGTATTCCATTTTGAAATTAAAAGAAAAATACGGCCTGCGTGATGAACCAGCAGACGGACCGGATATTAAGGCGATCAATCAAGAGATCATAAATATTTTGAGCAAGCATAATACAAAGCAATAA
- a CDS encoding ABC transporter ATP-binding protein: MSEMPVLQVEELSGGYSLGRPVLHDIQFDVQPGEMVGLIGLNGAGKSTTMKHILGLMTPHRGGVVIQGKTRDEEPETYQSSLAFVPESPLLYEELTVREHLEFAARAYNVGQEDYAQRSERLLKLFHMEEKADSLSMHLSKGMKQKVMIMCAFVARPPLYIIDEPFLGLDPLGIRSLLDFMLEMKESGSSILLSSHILSTIENYCDRFIVLHKGRVIAQGTLTDIAEQARMPGASLENMFYALVKDKE, translated from the coding sequence GTGAGTGAAATGCCCGTATTGCAAGTGGAAGAACTAAGCGGGGGCTATAGCCTCGGTCGTCCTGTGCTTCACGATATTCAATTTGATGTACAGCCGGGAGAAATGGTCGGCCTAATTGGGCTGAACGGCGCGGGCAAGAGCACGACGATGAAGCATATATTGGGGCTGATGACACCTCATCGAGGAGGTGTCGTGATTCAAGGAAAGACGCGGGATGAGGAGCCGGAGACTTATCAGTCTTCTTTGGCTTTTGTTCCGGAATCGCCGTTATTGTATGAAGAGCTGACCGTAAGAGAGCATTTGGAATTCGCCGCTAGAGCCTACAATGTAGGGCAGGAGGATTATGCCCAGCGCTCGGAACGGCTGCTCAAGCTATTCCATATGGAGGAGAAGGCGGATAGCCTGTCAATGCATCTCTCCAAGGGCATGAAGCAGAAGGTGATGATCATGTGCGCTTTTGTGGCCCGGCCTCCGCTGTACATTATTGATGAGCCATTTCTCGGCCTTGATCCGCTCGGAATTCGTTCCTTGCTGGATTTCATGCTCGAGATGAAAGAGAGTGGTTCCTCGATCCTGCTTAGCTCTCATATTTTATCGACGATTGAAAATTATTGCGACCGATTTATTGTACTTCACAAAGGCAGAGTCATCGCTCAAGGTACATTGACTGATATTGCTGAACAGGCTCGGATGCCTGGCGCATCGCTTGAGAATATGTTCTATGCCTTGGTCAAGGACAAGGAGTAA
- a CDS encoding DUF1361 domain-containing protein — protein sequence MQGWRELGYPRKWILYMILFIATLIGMRFVLHTKLPDEGRPSYLFMLWNTFLAWIPLGLAIVLDMTSLLKGKTLKLVLFLGVGLLWLFFHPNATYLITDMLHPFHRYPIASGTGVRFWEDNLFWDHLFTMFFAALLGLAIATASLASVHALVRKYLGSVIGWIFAVCVLLLSSFGVYLGRFIRWNSWDVLRDPLRIFGETILYLMDFEHLRHAIGFCKWIFLITLFCYAFAYYFDRSGSRAQRR from the coding sequence GTGCAAGGTTGGAGAGAGCTCGGTTACCCGAGGAAATGGATTTTGTACATGATCCTTTTTATTGCCACATTGATCGGAATGAGATTTGTTCTACATACAAAGCTGCCAGACGAGGGAAGACCATCGTATTTATTTATGCTATGGAATACCTTCTTAGCATGGATACCTCTAGGTTTGGCCATTGTATTGGACATGACCAGCCTGCTTAAAGGAAAAACATTGAAGCTAGTTCTCTTTCTCGGCGTTGGTTTGCTGTGGCTGTTTTTTCACCCCAATGCCACTTATTTAATTACGGATATGCTTCATCCGTTTCACCGTTACCCGATTGCTTCTGGCACAGGTGTGCGCTTCTGGGAGGACAATCTGTTCTGGGATCATCTTTTTACGATGTTTTTTGCCGCTCTGCTAGGACTGGCAATCGCCACGGCTTCTTTGGCTTCGGTTCATGCGCTCGTGCGTAAATACCTGGGTTCGGTTATTGGTTGGATATTTGCTGTTTGCGTTCTGCTGCTCAGCAGCTTTGGTGTTTATTTGGGACGGTTTATCCGCTGGAATAGCTGGGATGTACTTCGGGATCCACTGCGTATTTTTGGCGAAACGATCTTATATCTGATGGATTTTGAACATTTGCGTCATGCGATCGGTTTCTGCAAATGGATATTTTTGATTACATTATTTTGTTACGCGTTTGCTTATTATTTTGACAGATCAGGAAGTAGAGCTCAGCGTAGATAA
- a CDS encoding chemotaxis protein CheX has translation MKAEVINPFLESARSVIEQVIQISPSTGSLGVKDIKPEHDHIWIQIGMTGHYSGIVVFGLQETVALRMVSAMMGGFVLTEMDEMGQSAISELGNMISGNASAILSNQGYAVDITPPQVIKTDTAMNDTFPRKALCIPLMMDGIGELDIQVMIS, from the coding sequence GTGAAAGCGGAAGTGATAAATCCTTTTCTTGAATCAGCACGTTCGGTCATTGAGCAGGTTATTCAAATTTCACCTTCTACCGGGAGTCTTGGTGTCAAAGACATTAAGCCGGAACATGATCATATATGGATACAAATCGGCATGACAGGCCATTATAGCGGCATAGTTGTGTTTGGTCTGCAAGAGACGGTGGCACTGCGTATGGTATCGGCCATGATGGGGGGATTCGTTCTTACCGAAATGGACGAGATGGGTCAGAGCGCTATTTCGGAGCTAGGAAATATGATAAGCGGAAATGCCAGCGCAATTTTATCAAACCAGGGCTACGCCGTCGATATTACGCCTCCTCAAGTTATCAAAACCGACACAGCCATGAATGACACATTCCCTCGCAAAGCACTCTGCATTCCTCTCATGATGGATGGTATCGGAGAACTGGATATTCAAGTCATGATCTCTTAA
- a CDS encoding SDR family NAD(P)-dependent oxidoreductase, which produces MSLTNQVIVVTGASSGIGAIAAQMLSERGANVILAARSMDKLEKVGAGLKGSYRLLSMDVGNDQSVEDGFKEIYSQYGRVDCLLNNAGYGKFTYCDEMSLDEFSAMMNVNYMGIVRCTKAVLPYMKQVHAGRIVNVASIAGKLGTSKSTAYTASKHAVLGFSSALRQEVREYGIKVTTINPGPIDTPFFNLADPSGHYVNNVKWFMMKPERVARAIVSAVEKSPVEVNLPWVAGAGAKFYQLFPRLADRLSYRMLNKK; this is translated from the coding sequence ATGTCGTTAACGAATCAGGTTATTGTTGTGACTGGGGCTTCTAGCGGGATTGGAGCCATTGCAGCTCAAATGCTGTCGGAACGTGGCGCAAACGTTATTCTTGCCGCCCGGTCGATGGATAAGCTGGAGAAGGTTGGAGCCGGGCTAAAGGGCTCATACAGGCTACTATCTATGGATGTTGGGAATGATCAATCTGTCGAAGATGGATTTAAGGAAATTTACTCGCAGTATGGCCGAGTAGATTGTTTGTTGAATAATGCTGGATACGGAAAGTTTACATATTGCGATGAAATGTCACTGGATGAATTTTCTGCTATGATGAATGTGAATTATATGGGTATCGTAAGATGCACTAAGGCCGTGCTACCTTACATGAAACAAGTCCATGCTGGGCGTATCGTTAATGTGGCTTCGATTGCGGGCAAGCTGGGGACTTCAAAGTCTACGGCTTATACAGCAAGCAAGCATGCGGTCCTGGGCTTCAGCAGTGCGCTTCGCCAAGAGGTTCGGGAGTACGGGATCAAAGTGACGACGATTAATCCGGGCCCAATCGATACACCGTTTTTTAACTTGGCTGATCCAAGCGGACATTATGTTAATAATGTGAAATGGTTTATGATGAAGCCTGAACGGGTTGCAAGGGCTATTGTGTCTGCTGTGGAGAAAAGTCCTGTGGAAGTAAATTTGCCTTGGGTTGCCGGTGCAGGTGCAAAGTTCTATCAACTGTTTCCCCGTCTCGCTGATAGGTTGAGCTACCGGATGTTAAATAAGAAGTAG
- a CDS encoding GNAT family N-acetyltransferase — MAIRVKEGISKRFPVLESPRLRLRKITEEDCKDLYQYMTNPLVRRNTSFEPQTMLFPARLFRYFRACYESLENLHFAIELKKSNKMIGVCSLQYWDQLKGKAMLGYLLSPACWRQGYATEAARSLITFGFETLELDRIEARCAGDNPASERVLQKCGMKYVKAIPIRSRERGNVETAQKLYAVNREEIAK, encoded by the coding sequence ATGGCGATTCGTGTTAAAGAGGGGATCAGTAAGAGATTTCCAGTATTGGAGAGTCCGCGTCTTAGATTACGCAAGATTACAGAGGAGGACTGCAAGGACTTGTATCAGTACATGACGAATCCGTTGGTTAGGAGAAATACTTCCTTCGAGCCGCAGACCATGCTGTTCCCAGCCCGGTTATTTCGATACTTTAGGGCATGTTATGAATCGCTTGAGAATTTGCATTTTGCCATCGAACTGAAGAAATCTAATAAAATGATTGGGGTATGCTCACTGCAATACTGGGATCAGCTCAAGGGTAAAGCGATGCTAGGTTATTTGTTGTCGCCAGCTTGCTGGCGACAGGGATATGCGACGGAAGCAGCCCGGTCTTTAATTACCTTTGGATTCGAAACTTTGGAGCTTGACAGAATTGAGGCGCGCTGTGCCGGGGATAATCCTGCATCTGAACGCGTTCTGCAGAAATGTGGCATGAAATATGTCAAAGCGATACCAATAAGATCGAGGGAGAGGGGAAATGTAGAAACTGCCCAAAAACTATATGCGGTGAATCGGGAAGAAATTGCAAAATAG
- a CDS encoding histidinol-phosphatase, translating to MKFDLHTHHFRCGHADGNIRDYIEAGIKEGLSVIGISDHTPYFGSPEEQPFPRIAMAKQELKHYVEEVLQLKREYEGKIDVLLGIESDFFPEHAEIYRQTLAQYPFDYVIGSVHSVGNVSIFNKNRWKKLNKEQHVADKEAYYALIRESARSGMFQILGHIDAMKGNYPAFSDIPAAEAIDETLQVIAEEGVAIEINTSGKTKLSGGWYPSDSILERALHFGVEVTFGSDAHVPSRVADEWEEVAARLKEIGFTEWVYFKNKTKQTVPL from the coding sequence ATGAAATTCGATCTGCACACTCACCACTTCCGCTGCGGCCATGCTGATGGCAACATCCGGGATTATATCGAAGCCGGAATTAAAGAAGGGTTATCCGTCATCGGCATTAGCGATCACACCCCGTATTTCGGCAGTCCGGAGGAGCAGCCTTTCCCGCGTATTGCGATGGCCAAGCAAGAGCTTAAACATTACGTAGAGGAAGTTCTGCAGCTCAAGCGGGAATACGAAGGTAAGATCGATGTGCTGTTAGGTATCGAGTCCGACTTTTTCCCGGAACATGCGGAAATTTATCGCCAAACGCTAGCACAATATCCATTTGACTATGTCATCGGATCAGTGCACAGTGTCGGAAATGTCAGCATTTTTAATAAAAACCGTTGGAAAAAGTTAAACAAAGAGCAGCATGTCGCAGACAAAGAAGCCTACTATGCTTTAATTCGTGAATCCGCACGCAGTGGAATGTTTCAAATTCTGGGACATATCGATGCAATGAAAGGAAATTACCCTGCATTTTCGGACATCCCCGCCGCTGAAGCGATCGATGAGACACTTCAAGTCATTGCGGAGGAAGGTGTTGCTATAGAGATCAATACCTCAGGGAAGACAAAGCTGTCCGGGGGCTGGTACCCTTCGGACTCCATTCTGGAGAGAGCGCTGCATTTTGGGGTCGAGGTCACTTTCGGATCGGATGCCCACGTTCCTTCCCGCGTGGCGGACGAGTGGGAAGAGGTCGCCGCACGGCTCAAGGAAATCGGCTTCACGGAATGGGTGTATTTCAAAAACAAAACAAAACAGACAGTTCCGCTGTAA
- a CDS encoding DEAD/DEAH box helicase — translation MNTISFAGLGIEEPLLSRLADFGISEPSPVQAESIPAALSGRDVLAQSQTGTGKTLAYLLPVLQQMNPEEKALQGVILAPTQELAMQIYREAEKYGEPLGVGVQALIGGAAIKRQLERLRQHPQLVVGTPGRIREIQALRKIKLHTVRTVVVDEVDQMFQLGGTADVEHILRGTLRERQLMFLSATINEEIRSLAAKEMKDPVEIGIEPEQRTAKSLEHIYFITEERDKIDMLRRVIRHYDPARTIVFINHTDHISEVEAKMNYLGLHAGALYGDADKTVRAATLRRFREGKIRVLVASDIAARGLDIEDLDLVVNLDPPPDTEHYVHRVGRTARMGRKGLAVSIISAKEQFIIRKFSRELRIQISLREMYAGNVIKPDSVSSGRRKAVKGAGRASEGRSATASKSSSHQVTSGQGLPRKGAENKAGISTAASGSRSVTKRLGPGSVKGDNRTSKKNDQDRKNKGAPRWLKDKQNKG, via the coding sequence ATGAATACGATAAGTTTTGCCGGGTTAGGTATTGAGGAGCCGCTCTTGTCCAGGTTGGCGGATTTTGGGATTTCAGAGCCTTCGCCGGTCCAGGCGGAGAGCATTCCCGCAGCATTAAGCGGACGTGATGTATTGGCCCAATCTCAGACAGGAACGGGAAAGACACTGGCTTATTTGCTGCCGGTATTGCAACAAATGAATCCCGAGGAAAAAGCGCTGCAGGGTGTTATTTTAGCTCCGACTCAAGAGCTGGCGATGCAAATCTATCGCGAAGCGGAAAAATACGGTGAGCCGCTGGGCGTGGGTGTCCAAGCCCTAATCGGTGGAGCGGCGATCAAACGGCAGCTGGAGCGGCTGAGGCAGCACCCGCAGCTTGTTGTCGGTACGCCGGGGAGAATTCGCGAAATTCAGGCCCTGCGTAAGATCAAGCTGCACACGGTACGCACCGTTGTAGTCGATGAAGTAGATCAAATGTTCCAGCTCGGAGGAACGGCCGATGTGGAGCATATTTTGCGGGGAACGCTTCGGGAACGTCAGTTGATGTTCCTGTCGGCAACGATCAACGAGGAAATCAGAAGTTTAGCCGCTAAAGAGATGAAGGATCCAGTAGAGATCGGGATCGAGCCGGAACAGCGCACGGCAAAAAGCTTGGAGCATATTTATTTTATAACGGAAGAACGCGACAAAATCGATATGCTTCGAAGAGTTATCCGGCATTATGATCCAGCCAGAACGATTGTGTTCATTAACCATACCGATCATATTTCCGAGGTTGAGGCGAAGATGAATTATTTGGGGCTTCATGCGGGAGCACTGTATGGCGATGCTGATAAAACGGTTAGGGCCGCGACACTACGCCGCTTCCGCGAAGGGAAAATCCGCGTGTTGGTCGCGAGCGATATTGCCGCCCGCGGCCTGGATATCGAAGATCTTGATCTTGTGGTTAATCTAGACCCTCCGCCGGACACTGAGCATTACGTGCACCGTGTAGGCCGAACGGCAAGAATGGGGCGTAAAGGGCTGGCTGTATCCATTATTTCAGCTAAAGAGCAATTTATAATTCGAAAATTCTCAAGGGAGCTTAGAATCCAAATTTCTTTACGGGAAATGTATGCCGGTAATGTGATTAAGCCGGACTCTGTTTCCAGCGGAAGGAGAAAGGCCGTAAAAGGAGCCGGCCGGGCTTCTGAAGGAAGATCGGCAACTGCAAGCAAAAGCTCCTCACATCAAGTCACCTCAGGACAAGGCCTCCCTAGAAAAGGGGCTGAGAATAAAGCGGGTATTTCAACTGCAGCCTCTGGGTCTAGAAGTGTGACAAAGCGACTTGGCCCAGGATCGGTTAAGGGGGATAATCGAACATCCAAAAAAAACGATCAGGATCGTAAGAATAAAGGTGCTCCAAGATGGCTGAAAGACAAGCAAAATAAGGGGTAA